GAAAAGCAGAAGTATAAGAGGGATGAGAAAGTAGGGCATGTAGACAGATACAAGGAATAGTCGTTCGTGGAAAGTCTTAGGTCCTTGTTCTCTGAAACAACTGGCTTTGGAGAAATCCTCGAGTAGAAATGTGGAGAGGATTGGAATCAGAGTTGTTATCGTTTGAACCGAGTAGATAATTGCAGGGGTGCAGATCCACCTGCAGCCTCCTTTGAAGAAGGCATATGTTGCgacaggaaagaaaggcagctgaAACACAAGCTCGCAAAACAGGAAGGACTTAAACCACACCGGGGCGTTCTGTAGCAGGGGGTCTTTGAACTCCTCAGTATACCACTGCTGCAGGTTTCTCAGCTCCAAGGGGTAGAGATCGCACGGCAGCACCGCCTGCAGGTCCACGAGCAGGG
This genomic stretch from Kogia breviceps isolate mKogBre1 chromosome 1, mKogBre1 haplotype 1, whole genome shotgun sequence harbors:
- the LOC131741335 gene encoding sigma intracellular receptor 2, which translates into the protein MMGPLGTRHSLEWLLGLYFLSHIPITLLVDLQAVLPCDLYPLELRNLQQWYTEEFKDPLLQNAPVWFKSFLFCELVFQLPFFPVATYAFFKGGCRWICTPAIIYSVQTITTLIPILSTFLLEDFSKASCFREQGPKTFHERLFLVSVYMPYFLIPLILLLFMLQNPYYKSEEKRKKK